In Schaalia sp. JY-X169, the following are encoded in one genomic region:
- a CDS encoding 1-acyl-sn-glycerol-3-phosphate acyltransferase, protein MGFYSVLKGAGAPVLRGVYHPWIEGAENIPKEGPAILASNHNAVWDSIFLPMMIEREVVFMGKADYFSGTGVKGWATKNFMKAVGTIPIDRSGGKAAQAAMQAGLDRLGSGQLFGIYPEGTRSPDGRLYRGKTGVARLALESGAPVLPVAMIGTHAAQPIGQKVPSRTNIGVVVGEPLDFSRYRGLSKDRYILRAITDEIMYNLMLLSGQEYVDKYAADVKAELAASGEFDGPVPNSAKIDRDAEDGRA, encoded by the coding sequence GTGGGTTTCTATTCTGTCTTGAAGGGTGCCGGCGCACCTGTTTTGCGTGGGGTATATCATCCGTGGATCGAGGGTGCAGAGAATATTCCCAAGGAGGGTCCCGCGATACTTGCTTCCAATCACAATGCTGTGTGGGACTCTATCTTTCTTCCCATGATGATCGAGCGGGAAGTCGTTTTCATGGGGAAGGCAGATTACTTCTCCGGCACCGGTGTTAAGGGCTGGGCGACCAAGAACTTCATGAAGGCTGTTGGAACAATCCCTATTGACCGCAGCGGTGGCAAAGCAGCTCAGGCGGCCATGCAGGCGGGACTGGATCGTTTGGGTTCGGGGCAGCTGTTTGGGATCTATCCCGAGGGTACGCGTAGCCCGGACGGCAGGCTCTATCGAGGGAAGACGGGTGTTGCACGCCTTGCACTTGAGTCGGGTGCTCCGGTGCTTCCGGTGGCGATGATTGGCACTCATGCGGCTCAACCCATTGGCCAGAAGGTTCCTAGCAGAACGAACATCGGTGTTGTTGTCGGCGAGCCGTTGGACTTCTCCAGATACCGTGGTCTTTCAAAGGACCGCTACATTCTCCGCGCGATTACAGATGAAATTATGTACAACCTGATGTTGCTGTCAGGTCAGGAGTACGTTGACAAGTATGCCGCCGATGTTAAGGCCGAACTAGCAGCAAGTGGCGAGTTTGATGGGCCTGTACCAAACTCGGCGAAGATTGATCGTGACGCAGAGGACGGCCGGGCGTAA
- a CDS encoding Rv2175c family DNA-binding protein — MATSASELLERIPHIPAKEAADRLGVEPSRVKQLIRERQILGLRVNGQSYVLDETLVELPPERQHVAELQRPGMKDPRIIRVTDEPLPALRGTALLLEDGGYSYEELVDWIWRDNPWLQGRPIDLLRSGAHKQVNKVAATEAW, encoded by the coding sequence ATGGCAACTTCCGCATCAGAATTACTAGAACGCATCCCCCATATTCCAGCCAAGGAGGCTGCTGACCGCCTTGGAGTCGAGCCAAGCCGAGTCAAGCAGCTGATCCGCGAACGCCAGATTCTTGGGTTGCGGGTGAACGGGCAGAGCTACGTCCTCGATGAAACCCTGGTGGAGCTGCCACCCGAGCGCCAACATGTGGCTGAGCTTCAACGCCCCGGCATGAAAGATCCGCGCATAATCAGAGTCACTGATGAACCCTTGCCTGCACTGCGGGGAACAGCGCTGCTGCTTGAGGACGGCGGATACTCCTACGAGGAACTTGTCGACTGGATCTGGAGGGACAACCCGTGGTTGCAAGGCCGTCCCATCGACCTGCTGAGAAGCGGCGCACACAAACAGGTTAACAAGGTGGCGGCAACGGAAGCGTGGTGA
- the pknB gene encoding Stk1 family PASTA domain-containing Ser/Thr kinase: protein MTETLPSEERGTQITDPLINMMIDERYRVISRMARGGMATVYVARDERLDRLVALKVMHPHLAESEQFTARFRREARSAAKVSHPRIVPIYDQGVVQGQGYLVMELVDGPDLRSFLASEGPLTLGKALDFTAQILDGLAAAHRAGVVHRDLKPENILVDSNESLRIVDFGLARAASEVSVSTTGSIMGTVAYLAPEVALNGVSDARTDIFALGIILSEMLTGRLPGGNENPVKVALSRVNEDIPAPSEQTEWLPIEIDELVSSFCARSAAERPASAIDALALLRHTKESIPAEILDRDLPVVAQTAPDDAPHDMTIPVGKAGRTSVLPVQELVVQTSGSVSAPNSRQLTAKSRTWLIITTILLLTAAIALGVWWWWQQYGPGSYLEVPDVATMTVAQAEASLADLNLASHVSYENSDDIPADLVIRTSPEAGQPIHKTAEVQIIVSKGVLMLTVPEVSGLTPEQAESLFAEEGISLGSTAEEWSEDVAAGTVIRSDPTATTSIRHDEDVTLIVSKGREPLPVPDIVNVPRAEAEATLADAGFVAEVSEEYNNDIAEGNVVSQTPVSGQTLHRGDAIAIVVSKGPEFVSVPDVYGKRADEATALLEQAGFVVEVNRIAGFFSIVGSQSPAAGEQARRGTTVTITVV from the coding sequence ATGACTGAGACACTTCCCTCGGAAGAGCGAGGAACCCAGATTACTGACCCGTTGATTAACATGATGATTGACGAGCGGTATCGGGTGATCTCGCGAATGGCTCGCGGTGGGATGGCAACGGTATACGTTGCACGCGACGAGCGTCTCGACCGCCTGGTTGCTCTAAAAGTCATGCACCCCCACCTTGCTGAGTCAGAACAGTTCACCGCGCGCTTCCGCAGAGAAGCGCGTTCTGCGGCCAAAGTGTCTCACCCCAGAATCGTTCCGATCTACGACCAGGGAGTTGTGCAGGGCCAAGGCTATTTGGTGATGGAACTGGTTGATGGCCCAGATCTGCGCTCATTTCTCGCTTCAGAAGGTCCTCTCACCCTTGGCAAGGCTCTTGACTTCACAGCACAAATCCTCGACGGACTGGCTGCTGCGCACCGCGCCGGAGTCGTCCACAGGGACCTGAAACCCGAAAACATCCTTGTCGATAGCAACGAGAGCCTGCGAATAGTTGATTTTGGTCTTGCTCGTGCTGCCTCAGAAGTCAGTGTCTCGACTACTGGATCGATTATGGGAACAGTCGCATATCTCGCGCCTGAGGTCGCCCTCAACGGCGTGTCAGATGCTAGGACCGACATTTTCGCCCTCGGCATCATTCTTTCCGAGATGCTCACAGGAAGACTACCCGGCGGCAATGAGAACCCCGTTAAGGTCGCCTTGTCGAGAGTTAATGAAGATATTCCTGCCCCTTCTGAGCAGACTGAGTGGCTTCCTATTGAGATCGACGAGCTGGTGTCATCGTTCTGCGCACGTTCAGCTGCTGAACGCCCAGCCAGCGCCATTGATGCCCTGGCTCTTCTTCGCCACACGAAGGAGTCGATCCCGGCAGAGATCTTGGATAGGGATTTGCCAGTTGTTGCGCAGACCGCCCCGGATGATGCCCCCCATGACATGACGATTCCCGTGGGTAAAGCCGGACGAACTTCAGTTCTGCCAGTCCAAGAACTGGTGGTCCAGACATCAGGTTCCGTCTCCGCTCCAAACTCCCGCCAACTAACAGCGAAATCTCGAACTTGGTTGATCATCACCACCATTTTGCTGCTTACTGCAGCAATCGCTCTGGGTGTGTGGTGGTGGTGGCAGCAGTACGGTCCCGGGTCCTACTTGGAGGTGCCGGACGTGGCGACGATGACAGTAGCACAGGCCGAAGCAAGCTTGGCTGACCTGAACCTTGCTTCTCACGTTTCTTACGAGAACTCCGATGATATTCCAGCCGACCTCGTCATAAGAACGAGCCCAGAGGCAGGCCAACCCATTCACAAGACCGCTGAAGTGCAGATCATCGTCTCCAAAGGCGTACTGATGCTCACCGTTCCTGAGGTTTCTGGCCTGACTCCCGAACAGGCTGAGAGCCTGTTCGCAGAGGAAGGAATCTCCCTTGGCTCAACCGCTGAGGAGTGGTCTGAGGACGTCGCCGCGGGCACTGTTATCCGCAGTGATCCTACGGCCACCACTAGCATCCGCCATGACGAGGACGTGACACTGATTGTGTCTAAAGGGCGCGAGCCGCTCCCTGTCCCGGACATTGTCAATGTACCGAGAGCTGAGGCCGAAGCAACCCTGGCTGATGCGGGCTTTGTCGCAGAAGTCTCGGAAGAATACAACAACGATATTGCCGAGGGCAACGTCGTCAGCCAAACACCGGTATCCGGCCAGACCCTACACAGGGGGGACGCGATCGCTATCGTCGTTTCAAAAGGTCCTGAGTTCGTCAGTGTGCCGGATGTCTATGGCAAGCGCGCAGATGAGGCCACTGCCCTACTTGAACAGGCTGGCTTCGTGGTTGAAGTCAACAGGATTGCCGGGTTCTTCAGTATTGTCGGATCCCAGAGCCCTGCCGCTGGAGAACAGGCACGCCGGGGGACGACAGTAACCATCACCGTCGTGTAA
- a CDS encoding pyrophosphate--fructose-6-phosphate 1-phosphotransferase translates to MSVKRVAILTAGGFAPCLSTAVGDLIERYTKVDPSIELIAYQHGYHGLLTGNYVVVDDEARANANVLKRFGGSPIGNSRVKLTNAKDLVKRGLVNEGDDPLAVAANQLKADNVDVLHTIGGDDTNTTAADLAAFLHDNDYDLTVVGLPKTIDNDVVPIRQSLGADTAAEETSKFAQNIIGENRVGPRTLIIHEIMGRNCGWLAAAGTQKYRAWLDQQEWVPSIGLSRERWDVDALYLPEMHLDIVAEADRLKKVMDERGNVNIFISEGAGVPEIIEEMEARGEEVRRDAFGHVRLDEINPGQWFSKQFAQRLEAEKVMVQKSGYFSRSARSNAYDLELIGQMADLAVESALAGVSGVIGHDEEDGDKLKAIEFSRIAGHKAFDIEQPWFVEMMASIGQPLEPATAEQ, encoded by the coding sequence GTGAGTGTAAAGCGTGTTGCGATCCTGACAGCTGGAGGTTTTGCCCCCTGTTTGTCCACTGCTGTTGGTGACTTGATTGAGCGTTACACGAAGGTTGACCCGAGTATTGAACTGATTGCGTACCAGCATGGCTACCACGGTTTGCTCACTGGAAACTACGTGGTTGTTGACGATGAGGCACGCGCAAACGCCAATGTGCTCAAGAGGTTCGGTGGATCTCCGATTGGTAACTCCCGCGTCAAGCTAACGAATGCGAAGGACTTAGTCAAGCGTGGCCTCGTCAATGAGGGAGATGATCCGCTAGCAGTCGCGGCGAACCAGCTGAAGGCTGACAATGTTGACGTGTTGCACACAATCGGTGGTGACGACACGAACACTACGGCGGCTGATCTTGCTGCATTCCTCCATGACAACGACTATGACCTCACTGTTGTGGGACTTCCTAAAACCATCGACAATGACGTCGTCCCGATTCGGCAGTCATTGGGCGCAGACACTGCAGCGGAAGAAACCTCGAAGTTCGCTCAGAACATTATTGGTGAGAACCGCGTTGGACCCCGCACGCTGATTATTCACGAGATTATGGGACGAAACTGCGGTTGGTTGGCGGCTGCTGGGACTCAGAAGTACCGTGCTTGGCTGGACCAGCAAGAATGGGTTCCTTCAATCGGTCTTTCTCGCGAGCGTTGGGACGTGGATGCACTGTACCTGCCTGAGATGCACCTTGACATTGTTGCGGAAGCGGACCGCCTCAAGAAGGTAATGGATGAGCGTGGTAACGTCAATATCTTCATTTCTGAGGGCGCGGGTGTTCCTGAGATCATTGAGGAGATGGAAGCGCGCGGTGAAGAGGTACGCCGGGATGCATTCGGGCACGTACGTCTGGATGAAATCAACCCTGGACAATGGTTCAGCAAGCAGTTCGCGCAGAGGCTTGAAGCCGAGAAGGTGATGGTTCAGAAATCAGGTTACTTCTCTCGTTCGGCGCGTTCCAATGCTTACGACCTCGAGCTAATCGGCCAAATGGCTGACTTGGCAGTTGAATCGGCTCTCGCTGGTGTCTCCGGCGTTATTGGTCACGATGAGGAAGATGGAGACAAGCTGAAGGCTATCGAGTTCTCCCGCATTGCTGGTCACAAAGCATTTGACATCGAACAGCCGTGGTTTGTGGAGATGATGGCGAGTATTGGCCAACCTCTAGAGCCGGCAACAGCGGAACAGTAG
- a CDS encoding M20/M25/M40 family metallo-hydrolase gives MNTVEELKQNVDAGTSEQIDLLSRIVAIPSVGSDPAHAGDLERSAEFVCEQFGELGFDARVERGEISPGVLGAPAVIATSETIPGRPTVLLYAHHDVQPVDASRWDSDPFTAEVRGDRLYGRGASDDGAGIVVHIGALRALQQLSAELPVNVVVFIEGEEEVGSPSFQNFLQQNRDVLRADVIVVADSNNWTVDVPAVTASLRGVVTLDVEVQVLGHAVHSGMFGGPILDAVTLSSRLISTLHDEDGNVAVEGLGGNPRAEVDWDEGDFRRDSSVIDGYSLAGTADLAARVWTMPAIAVIGIDATSVADSANAIIPRCRFRLSVRTVPGTDSAEVAQAVEQHLVSHAPFGCRVTTSIEETGPSYLADLESKGVSDLRWALTTAWDEDAVAIGVGGSIPFIAQFEEAFPNAEVLVTGVEDPATNAHSENESQSLKTLKNATLAEALLLERLGSR, from the coding sequence ATGAACACAGTAGAAGAACTCAAGCAAAACGTTGATGCGGGAACGTCCGAGCAGATCGATTTGCTCTCAAGGATTGTCGCAATTCCATCCGTTGGTTCCGACCCTGCGCATGCTGGTGACCTTGAACGCAGTGCGGAGTTTGTTTGTGAACAGTTTGGGGAGCTTGGCTTTGACGCGCGTGTTGAGCGTGGGGAGATCTCCCCGGGTGTGCTTGGAGCCCCGGCAGTGATAGCAACGTCGGAGACAATCCCAGGCCGCCCCACTGTCCTTCTCTACGCGCACCACGACGTGCAACCCGTTGATGCCAGCCGATGGGATTCCGATCCTTTCACCGCAGAGGTTCGCGGTGACAGACTCTACGGACGTGGTGCCTCGGATGATGGTGCGGGCATCGTCGTTCACATTGGAGCATTGCGTGCACTCCAACAGCTCTCTGCAGAGCTACCAGTCAACGTGGTTGTTTTCATTGAGGGAGAAGAAGAGGTCGGTTCGCCCTCGTTCCAAAATTTCCTGCAGCAGAATCGTGACGTTCTTAGAGCCGATGTGATAGTGGTTGCGGATTCCAACAACTGGACGGTGGATGTGCCCGCGGTCACAGCATCATTGCGGGGGGTGGTGACACTGGATGTCGAAGTGCAGGTGCTTGGCCACGCAGTGCACTCAGGGATGTTTGGGGGACCGATCCTGGATGCGGTGACACTATCTTCACGTTTGATTTCCACGCTTCATGATGAAGACGGAAACGTCGCGGTAGAAGGTCTAGGAGGCAATCCTCGGGCCGAGGTGGACTGGGACGAGGGCGATTTCCGCAGGGACTCTTCCGTTATCGACGGCTACTCGCTGGCTGGAACGGCAGACCTTGCTGCCCGAGTGTGGACCATGCCAGCTATCGCAGTTATCGGTATTGATGCAACCTCGGTGGCCGACTCGGCCAACGCAATCATCCCCAGGTGCAGGTTCCGCCTCAGTGTCCGTACGGTTCCGGGAACGGATTCTGCCGAGGTCGCCCAGGCTGTGGAGCAACACCTGGTAAGTCATGCGCCGTTCGGCTGCCGGGTGACAACCAGCATTGAAGAAACAGGACCGTCATATCTTGCGGATTTGGAGTCGAAAGGAGTTTCCGACTTGCGATGGGCTCTCACCACTGCGTGGGACGAGGACGCTGTGGCCATCGGTGTAGGTGGATCCATCCCGTTCATCGCCCAGTTCGAAGAGGCTTTCCCCAACGCAGAGGTTTTGGTCACAGGTGTTGAGGACCCAGCCACAAATGCCCACTCGGAGAATGAATCGCAGTCGCTCAAGACACTGAAGAATGCGACGCTTGCTGAAGCGCTACTCTTGGAGCGACTGGGTAGCAGGTGA
- a CDS encoding Lrp/AsnC family transcriptional regulator, translating into MITAIVMINCAVESIPEVAQAIADIPGVVEVHSVTGDIDLIARVKVSQYEDVEGVVTDGIAKVPGVETISTHLAFRAYSSSDLEEAFHLGLD; encoded by the coding sequence ATGATTACGGCCATCGTAATGATCAACTGTGCGGTTGAGTCCATCCCAGAGGTAGCACAGGCAATCGCGGATATCCCGGGTGTGGTGGAGGTTCACTCCGTTACCGGAGATATTGACCTAATCGCTAGGGTGAAGGTCTCGCAGTACGAGGACGTTGAGGGCGTGGTGACGGACGGCATTGCGAAAGTTCCCGGCGTGGAAACCATCTCCACTCACCTGGCCTTCAGGGCCTATTCAAGTTCTGACCTCGAAGAGGCCTTCCATTTGGGGTTGGACTAG
- the trpD gene encoding anthranilate phosphoribosyltransferase produces the protein MSLWADFAPLLAKGESLTYDQSREMMALIMAGELDEVKLSSYLSIMAVRGINVRELRGLADQMQASAKPIDLPGQVVDIVGTGGDKANTVNISTMAALVIAATGLPVVKHGNRASTSACGSADLLEALGVDLNLPSSQIIASFDVAGIAFLFANKFHPSMRHAARVRRDLGFPTAFNVLGPLTNPVQPVASVVGVAREDAAPLVAGVFAERGTSAFVFRGAKYGLDELTAAEPSLLWAIHGGRMVHMEIDPAGILGLDACTVEDLRGSTADVNSRVARQVFEGADGPVADAVAMNAALGIMAGQAAGLASSSPLTSQTNWLENAVFEDGFREAFKLAKQALSSGATQAKLESWVRATQEQ, from the coding sequence GTGTCACTATGGGCTGACTTTGCGCCTCTCCTTGCAAAAGGGGAGAGCCTTACATATGACCAGAGTCGTGAAATGATGGCGCTGATCATGGCCGGGGAGCTGGACGAAGTCAAGCTATCTTCCTACCTGTCGATCATGGCTGTGCGTGGGATTAATGTTCGCGAACTCCGTGGCCTCGCCGACCAGATGCAGGCATCCGCGAAGCCCATCGACCTTCCAGGGCAGGTCGTGGACATCGTCGGCACGGGTGGCGATAAGGCGAACACCGTCAACATCTCCACTATGGCAGCGCTTGTCATCGCCGCTACTGGTCTTCCGGTCGTCAAGCATGGCAACAGGGCATCGACGTCCGCATGCGGGTCCGCGGATCTGCTTGAGGCGCTCGGAGTTGACCTCAATCTGCCAAGCTCGCAGATAATTGCGTCGTTTGATGTTGCTGGGATCGCATTCTTGTTTGCGAACAAATTCCACCCGAGTATGCGCCACGCAGCCCGGGTACGTCGCGACCTTGGGTTTCCGACGGCATTCAATGTACTCGGTCCATTGACTAACCCCGTGCAGCCGGTTGCATCTGTCGTGGGGGTTGCACGAGAGGATGCAGCTCCGCTGGTTGCTGGTGTGTTTGCAGAGCGCGGCACAAGTGCTTTTGTCTTCAGAGGCGCCAAGTATGGCCTTGACGAACTGACCGCGGCAGAACCGTCCCTACTCTGGGCAATCCATGGTGGGCGGATGGTCCACATGGAGATCGACCCAGCTGGAATACTTGGGCTCGACGCTTGTACCGTAGAGGATCTGCGCGGAAGCACGGCGGACGTAAACTCCCGGGTGGCTCGTCAGGTTTTCGAGGGCGCGGACGGGCCTGTGGCAGATGCTGTGGCTATGAATGCGGCGCTTGGGATCATGGCGGGACAGGCAGCCGGCCTTGCATCTTCGTCACCCTTGACATCTCAAACGAACTGGCTTGAGAATGCAGTCTTCGAGGATGGGTTCAGGGAAGCGTTTAAACTTGCAAAGCAAGCCCTCAGCAGCGGGGCTACGCAAGCCAAGCTGGAGAGTTGGGTACGGGCGACTCAGGAGCAGTAG
- the erpA gene encoding iron-sulfur cluster insertion protein ErpA, whose protein sequence is MSELLTDLPTHEVLLSAKAADKVRSLLEQEGRDDLRLRIAVQPGGCSGLIYQLYFDERLLDGDAVVDFDGVEVVVDRMSTPYLSGATIDFSDTIERMGFTIDNPNAGSTCACGESFH, encoded by the coding sequence ATGTCTGAATTACTAACCGATCTTCCCACGCATGAAGTCCTACTGTCGGCAAAGGCCGCTGACAAGGTACGGAGCCTACTCGAACAGGAAGGCCGGGATGACCTTAGGCTTAGGATCGCGGTTCAACCAGGTGGCTGCTCAGGTCTTATCTACCAGCTGTACTTTGATGAGCGTCTGCTCGATGGGGACGCAGTTGTGGACTTTGACGGCGTCGAGGTTGTCGTAGACCGGATGAGTACCCCGTACCTGTCCGGAGCAACTATCGACTTTTCCGACACCATTGAACGAATGGGCTTCACCATCGACAATCCGAACGCAGGCAGCACCTGCGCGTGCGGCGAGTCCTTTCACTAG
- a CDS encoding class II 3-deoxy-7-phosphoheptulonate synthase, with translation MTRPWDTWRAKEARHQPDYQDREVLSEVVGNLRQKPPLVFAGEVDDLRSELGAAGRHESFVLIGGDCAETFAESTANQLRLKIQTLLQMAVVLTYGSSMPVVKIGRIAGQYAKPRSSPVETRGTATLPSYLGDAVNSFEFTPEARFHDPRRLLDTYHASAASLNLIRAFAKGGYADLRRVHEWNRGFAANPVFARYEHLATEINRAVRFMEAAGADFDTLRQVDFYSSHEALLLEYESALTRIDSRTGLPYDTSGHFLWIGERTRGLNEAHVELLSRVRNPIGVKLGPTTTPDEVFGLIERLNPDGEEGRLTFISRMGADSIETSLPPLLEAAKTDGRPVTWITDPMHGNTISTSNGFKTRDFETIMREVRSFFDVHSSVGTVPAGIHVELTGADVTEVIGGAEGLDDLSLEQRYESLVDPRLNHQQSLEIAFQVAGLAAEANDSEPYAPADASGFDEDEWQLFDAAR, from the coding sequence TTGACCAGGCCATGGGATACGTGGCGCGCCAAGGAGGCGCGCCACCAGCCTGACTACCAGGATCGCGAAGTCCTCAGCGAAGTTGTTGGAAATCTGCGGCAGAAGCCACCGTTAGTTTTCGCTGGGGAGGTCGATGACTTGCGCTCAGAGCTGGGCGCTGCCGGACGCCATGAGTCATTTGTGCTCATCGGTGGCGATTGCGCAGAAACTTTTGCGGAATCAACTGCGAATCAGTTGCGGCTAAAGATTCAGACGCTGCTACAGATGGCTGTCGTACTCACCTACGGTAGTTCCATGCCGGTGGTAAAGATTGGCAGAATCGCGGGGCAGTATGCCAAGCCGCGTTCGTCACCCGTTGAGACTAGGGGGACAGCGACGCTCCCGTCGTACCTGGGGGATGCGGTTAACTCCTTTGAGTTCACGCCTGAGGCCCGTTTCCATGACCCGCGCCGGCTGCTGGATACCTACCACGCGTCAGCCGCGTCCCTGAACCTGATTCGCGCATTCGCCAAGGGTGGATACGCGGACCTGAGGAGGGTCCACGAATGGAACCGAGGCTTCGCCGCAAACCCGGTATTTGCTAGGTACGAGCATTTGGCGACCGAGATCAACCGTGCTGTACGGTTCATGGAGGCAGCAGGAGCCGACTTTGACACATTGCGTCAGGTGGACTTCTACTCCTCTCATGAGGCGCTGCTCCTCGAATATGAGTCTGCCCTGACGCGGATTGACTCACGCACAGGGCTTCCTTACGACACTTCCGGCCACTTCTTATGGATAGGTGAACGAACACGTGGCCTGAATGAGGCCCATGTGGAGCTGCTCAGCAGAGTTCGCAACCCAATAGGTGTAAAGCTGGGACCGACCACCACACCGGACGAGGTTTTCGGTCTCATTGAGCGACTCAATCCCGACGGGGAAGAAGGTCGCCTAACCTTCATTTCACGCATGGGTGCGGATAGTATCGAGACCAGCCTCCCGCCACTTTTGGAGGCGGCAAAGACGGACGGACGTCCAGTTACTTGGATAACGGACCCAATGCATGGGAACACCATCTCGACATCGAATGGCTTTAAGACCCGGGATTTTGAAACGATTATGCGTGAGGTGCGGTCATTCTTCGACGTCCACTCCTCTGTGGGCACGGTTCCCGCTGGCATTCATGTGGAGCTAACTGGTGCGGATGTAACGGAAGTGATTGGCGGGGCCGAAGGCCTGGACGATCTTTCGCTCGAGCAGCGTTACGAATCGCTCGTCGACCCTCGGCTGAACCATCAGCAGTCTCTTGAGATTGCATTTCAGGTTGCTGGTCTTGCTGCTGAGGCAAACGACAGTGAGCCGTATGCACCCGCGGATGCGAGCGGATTCGACGAGGACGAGTGGCAGCTGTTTGACGCTGCCCGCTAG
- a CDS encoding FKBP-type peptidyl-prolyl cis-trans isomerase — translation MRTSRSTVVATALFLAAALGLGACTSADTPSSSGQSEQSSQSQDASAPVVDRNPTGDLPTVKGAFGEIPEITTVDAEPPTVITAQTLEKGDGAEVGANDVVTVNYAGFLWDGTPFDSSFGRGAPSTFSLNAVIQGWKYGLAGTHIGDRVLLVVPAEFGYGDVDQGDIPAGSTLIFVVDIVDAFGSDTAALKEATLTDAELPDGLVLEGELGEPPLVSFEEGSTPPTAEESVVVAEGAGPVVTAEDTVIYQYVGTYWGTTEEAVSTWDTGAQAIEAQSSLFLGERVGSRVAMVFPAGEGEQPAMVMIVDILAAYTP, via the coding sequence ATGCGAACGTCACGATCGACTGTGGTAGCAACGGCTCTTTTCTTGGCGGCAGCGCTGGGGCTTGGAGCGTGCACATCCGCCGACACTCCCAGTTCTAGCGGACAGTCGGAGCAGTCTTCACAGAGCCAGGATGCCTCCGCGCCTGTTGTGGATCGCAACCCGACTGGTGACCTCCCGACGGTCAAGGGTGCGTTCGGAGAGATCCCAGAGATCACAACCGTTGATGCTGAGCCACCCACCGTCATAACCGCGCAGACCCTTGAAAAAGGCGATGGCGCCGAGGTCGGTGCCAACGATGTGGTCACCGTGAACTATGCGGGATTCCTCTGGGACGGCACTCCCTTTGACTCTTCATTCGGCCGCGGAGCGCCTTCAACGTTCTCCCTCAATGCGGTGATTCAAGGGTGGAAGTATGGCTTGGCGGGCACGCACATCGGTGATCGCGTCCTCCTGGTGGTTCCTGCCGAGTTCGGTTACGGCGATGTTGATCAGGGTGACATTCCCGCTGGGTCTACGCTGATCTTTGTCGTTGACATTGTTGACGCATTCGGCTCTGACACCGCAGCCCTCAAGGAAGCAACACTCACTGACGCGGAGTTGCCCGATGGGCTAGTGCTTGAAGGTGAGCTAGGTGAGCCACCTCTTGTGTCTTTTGAGGAAGGTTCAACGCCCCCGACAGCTGAGGAATCAGTCGTAGTTGCCGAAGGTGCTGGTCCGGTCGTTACTGCTGAGGACACCGTCATCTATCAATACGTTGGCACATACTGGGGCACGACGGAAGAGGCAGTTTCCACTTGGGATACGGGCGCGCAGGCCATAGAGGCGCAGTCGTCGCTCTTTCTTGGTGAGCGCGTTGGGTCTCGTGTGGCAATGGTGTTTCCCGCCGGCGAGGGCGAGCAGCCAGCGATGGTTATGATCGTCGACATTCTTGCTGCCTACACTCCGTGA
- a CDS encoding DUF3043 domain-containing protein, with translation MSNEENASVSPDSTKKGRPTPTRKESEAARRKPLVPTDRKLAKQQAKQKRAEAYERERVALETGDERYLPIRDKGRIRRYIRNYVDARWSVAEFLLPAMLVFLGGMLLFSFIPLPGGISEYTIVGLTVLFYGMLIAALIESIFVWRKLKKLLAARYPGDEIPRGTWFYLFSRMLMARRWRSPRPTVKRGEYPK, from the coding sequence GTGAGCAACGAAGAGAACGCATCGGTGAGCCCTGATTCGACGAAGAAGGGGCGCCCGACGCCAACACGCAAAGAGTCCGAGGCCGCGCGCCGCAAACCACTGGTCCCGACAGACCGCAAGCTTGCGAAGCAGCAGGCGAAGCAGAAGCGTGCCGAAGCATATGAGCGGGAACGTGTTGCACTGGAGACCGGTGACGAACGGTATCTTCCCATTCGTGACAAGGGTCGCATCCGCAGGTACATCCGTAACTACGTTGATGCTCGCTGGTCTGTGGCGGAGTTCTTGCTCCCCGCCATGCTGGTGTTCCTCGGCGGAATGCTGCTCTTTTCGTTCATTCCGCTGCCTGGCGGGATTAGCGAGTACACCATTGTTGGGCTCACGGTTCTGTTCTACGGGATGCTGATTGCTGCGCTAATCGAATCGATTTTCGTTTGGCGCAAGCTCAAGAAGCTCCTCGCGGCGAGGTATCCGGGCGATGAGATCCCCAGGGGTACCTGGTTCTATCTATTCTCTCGAATGCTCATGGCACGACGGTGGCGCTCCCCTCGCCCGACGGTGAAGCGTGGGGAGTACCCGAAGTAG